The following are from one region of the Hyla sarda isolate aHylSar1 chromosome 6, aHylSar1.hap1, whole genome shotgun sequence genome:
- the RRP7A gene encoding ribosomal RNA-processing protein 7 homolog A — translation MSNMAPCTELPTFAAPAGYTAVPVQFSEEQNGHHCLYVKEHQVRGELDKTHPQNRTLFVINIPAYVTTNGLSEIFKSWGHVESVELLDKPGPSMKKKVQGHSFFTQKAAKGFKVAYVVFKKATAVKKFRLEKVPTSLVVSTRDDFVKAGIHKWIEDYENSFTDVAALQAEIDQYMQEYDAKQAKKEDKAKEEEGVPDEEGWITVTRKGRRPGTARTEAINLRLTQKEKRKRAQKELLNFYAWQHRNKKKEHLAELRQKFEEDKQKIALMRAQRRFRPY, via the exons ATGTCAAATATGGCGCCGTGCACGGAGCTCCCCACGTTTGCAGCACCGGCTGGATACACAG CCGTTCCAGTTCAGTTCTCAGAGGAGCAGAACGGGCACCACTGCTTATATGTCAAAGAACATCAAGTCCGAGGAGAACTGGATAAAACCCATCCACAGAATCGTACCTTGTTTGTTATTAACATCCCGGCATATGTCACCACG AATGGTTTATCGGAGATCTTCAAGTCCTGGGGCCATGTTGAATCTGTGGAACTGCTTGACAAACCAGGTCCTTCTATGAAAAAAAAGGTGCAGGGGCATTCATTCTTCACCCAGAAAGCCGCTAAG ggcttcaaagtggCTTATGTTGTGTTCAAAAAAGCAACTGCGGTAAAAAAATTCAGGCTCGAGAAAGTCCCGACGTCACTGGTCGTATCAACAAGAGATGATTTTGTAAAAGCCGGAATACACA AGTGGATAGAGGATTATGAGAATTCTTTTACGGACGTTGCTGCTCTCCAAGCTgaaattgatcagtatatgcaggaATATGATGCTAAACAGGCAAAG AAAGAGGACAAAGCCAAGGAAGAAGAAGGGGTACCCGATGAGGAGGGCTGGATAACCGTCACAAGAAAGGGTCGCCGCCCAGGCACAGCCAGGACAGAAGCCATCAATCTTCGGCTGACACAGAAGGAAAAGAGAAAGAGAGCCCAGAAAGAGCTTCTAAACTTCTACGCTTGGCAGCATCGGAATAAAAAGAAAGAAC ACCTGGCTGAGTTACGGCAGAAGTTTGAGGAGGATAAGCAGAAGATCGCACTGATGAGAGCGCAGAGAAGGTTCCGACCTTACTGA